Proteins found in one Timaviella obliquedivisa GSE-PSE-MK23-08B genomic segment:
- the gshA gene encoding glutamate--cysteine ligase, translating to MLTKGFEVEMYTGTPQGEIVGLSDRIVADLDGFIREPDSRNVEYTTAPFCRYERLLCELVRPRVRLRQYLEKLGNYTLIPGSTLALGGGDRFYRSDPANPYHDYIEQTYGTTVVTASIHINIGISDPEKLMRACRLIRVEAPLYLALSASSPFLDGKVTGSHSSRWSVFPKTPAHVPLFNSHRHYIQWTEEQLVLGTMQNVRHLWSAVRPNGDRRPYNLNRLELRISDLVTDPIALLAITALLEARLTQLLEDPSLDPLEGSSLSTEDLVALTDANELAAAHRSLDAELRHWKDGRPILARDWITDLYEEVWGFAKSKGFSCFLSPLKKILREGNEAQRWLKKIDQGLTPSEVLTQAIGTMEFQEAALSDDICQPLVA from the coding sequence ATGTTAACCAAAGGCTTTGAAGTCGAAATGTACACGGGTACGCCCCAAGGAGAAATTGTCGGTCTTTCAGACAGAATTGTGGCGGACTTAGATGGCTTTATCCGCGAACCGGATAGTCGCAATGTTGAGTACACAACGGCTCCCTTCTGTCGCTACGAGCGGTTGCTGTGCGAGCTAGTGCGTCCGCGTGTGCGGCTTAGGCAGTACTTAGAAAAGCTGGGCAACTACACTTTGATTCCGGGCAGTACTTTAGCCTTGGGCGGGGGCGATCGCTTCTACCGCTCTGATCCTGCTAATCCTTACCATGACTACATTGAGCAAACCTACGGCACCACGGTTGTGACCGCCAGTATTCACATTAACATCGGCATCAGCGACCCCGAAAAACTGATGCGTGCCTGTCGTCTAATTCGGGTAGAAGCCCCGCTCTATCTGGCTCTCAGCGCATCTTCGCCTTTCTTGGATGGCAAAGTTACAGGCAGTCATTCTTCGCGGTGGAGCGTCTTTCCTAAAACGCCTGCCCATGTACCGTTGTTCAACAGCCATCGCCACTATATTCAATGGACGGAAGAGCAGTTGGTGTTAGGCACGATGCAGAACGTGCGGCATTTATGGTCGGCAGTGCGCCCCAATGGCGATCGCCGTCCTTATAATCTCAATCGTCTAGAGCTACGCATTTCTGATCTAGTAACAGACCCGATCGCCCTTCTCGCTATCACTGCCTTGCTAGAAGCCCGACTGACGCAGCTTCTAGAAGATCCTAGTCTTGATCCGCTGGAAGGAAGCTCACTCAGCACTGAGGATTTAGTTGCTCTGACTGATGCCAATGAACTTGCCGCAGCCCATCGCAGCTTAGATGCCGAACTGCGCCACTGGAAAGATGGTCGCCCCATTTTGGCTAGAGATTGGATTACAGATCTCTACGAAGAAGTTTGGGGATTTGCCAAATCTAAAGGCTTTAGCTGTTTCCTTTCTCCCCTCAAGAAAATTTTGAGAGAAGGGAATGAAGCGCAGCGATGGCTCAAGAAAATTGATCAGGGCTTAACCCCTTCTGAAGTGCTCACTCAGGCAATTGGAACGATGGAATTTCAAGAGGCTGCCCTCTCCGATGACATCTGCCAGCCTTTGGTCGCTTAA
- the speA gene encoding biosynthetic arginine decarboxylase has protein sequence MGKQSKAAVEKVAEKDVEQKEISTAKPVNSQKAAANVEQPKKSWTIEDSEELYRIQGWGEPYFSINAAGHVTVSPQGDRGGSLDLFELVNALKQRNLGLPLLIRFSDILEDRIERLNACFSRAIARYNYPGVYRGVFPVKCNQQRHLIEDLVRFGKPHLFGLEAGSKPELMIVLAMLDTPGALVICNGYKDKEYIETAILAQRLGYTPIIVLEQAEEVDLVIEASHKVGIKPLLGVRAKLNNKGIGRWGMSAGDRAKFGLTIPEIINAVDRLKAADMLDSLQLLHFHIGSQISAISVVKDAIREASQIYVELANLGANMQYLDVGGGLAVDYDGSKTNFHASKNYSMQNYAYDVVAEVKEACEEKGLTVPTLVSESGRAIASHQSVLVFDVLGTSDVSSEVPTPAHDKEHLIIRNLYETYQSITVENYQETYHDATQFKEEAISLFGFGYLSLTERARAERLYWACCHKIQAIVRQQEYVPDDLEDLEKIMSSIYYINLSVFQSAPDSWAIDQLFPIMPIHRLGEEPLQRGTLADLTCDSDGKIDQFIDLRDVKSVLELHDLHPHEPYYLAMFLGGAYQEIMGNLHNLFGDTNAIHIKLTPKGYEIEHVVKGDTMKEVLSYVQYDSEDLIENIRRRTEQALQDHQITLQESQMLLQNYEQSLSQYTYLSS, from the coding sequence ATGGGAAAGCAGTCTAAAGCAGCAGTTGAGAAAGTGGCTGAAAAGGATGTGGAGCAGAAGGAAATATCCACAGCAAAACCTGTGAACTCGCAAAAAGCTGCGGCAAACGTGGAACAGCCTAAAAAGTCTTGGACGATCGAAGATAGTGAAGAGCTTTATCGGATTCAGGGCTGGGGTGAACCGTATTTCTCAATTAATGCGGCTGGACATGTGACTGTCTCTCCTCAGGGCGATCGCGGCGGTTCTCTCGATTTGTTTGAATTGGTCAATGCTCTCAAACAGCGCAACTTAGGACTACCTTTATTAATTCGCTTTTCAGATATTTTAGAAGACCGCATTGAACGGCTAAATGCTTGCTTTTCTAGAGCGATCGCGCGCTACAACTATCCTGGAGTTTATCGAGGCGTTTTCCCGGTTAAATGCAACCAGCAGCGGCACTTAATTGAAGACCTGGTACGCTTTGGTAAGCCTCATTTATTTGGACTAGAAGCAGGCTCAAAGCCAGAGTTAATGATCGTTTTGGCAATGCTAGATACGCCGGGTGCTCTCGTCATTTGTAATGGCTACAAAGACAAAGAATATATTGAAACGGCAATTCTGGCACAACGGTTGGGGTACACGCCCATCATCGTTTTGGAGCAAGCCGAAGAAGTGGATTTGGTGATTGAGGCTAGTCACAAAGTTGGCATTAAGCCTTTGCTGGGAGTTCGGGCTAAGCTAAATAATAAGGGCATCGGGCGCTGGGGCATGTCGGCGGGCGATCGCGCCAAATTTGGCTTAACGATTCCTGAAATTATTAACGCGGTCGATCGCCTTAAAGCCGCAGACATGCTTGACTCGCTCCAGCTTTTGCACTTTCACATTGGCTCCCAAATTTCTGCCATTAGCGTGGTTAAAGATGCCATCCGAGAAGCCAGCCAAATTTATGTGGAACTGGCAAATCTGGGCGCAAACATGCAATATCTCGATGTGGGTGGCGGTTTGGCAGTGGATTATGACGGGTCTAAAACTAACTTCCACGCTTCTAAAAATTACAGTATGCAGAACTATGCCTACGATGTCGTGGCAGAGGTTAAGGAGGCTTGTGAGGAAAAGGGCTTAACCGTGCCAACTTTGGTTAGTGAAAGTGGAAGAGCGATCGCCTCTCATCAGTCTGTTTTAGTTTTTGATGTGCTAGGCACCAGCGATGTCTCTTCCGAAGTGCCCACTCCAGCACACGACAAAGAGCATTTAATCATTCGGAATCTCTACGAAACCTACCAGTCTATTACCGTTGAAAACTACCAAGAGACATATCACGACGCAACCCAGTTTAAAGAAGAAGCCATCAGCCTGTTTGGATTTGGCTACCTGAGCTTGACCGAACGTGCTAGGGCAGAAAGGCTTTACTGGGCGTGTTGTCACAAAATTCAGGCGATCGTGCGGCAACAAGAGTATGTGCCTGATGACTTGGAAGATCTAGAGAAGATCATGTCTTCTATTTATTACATCAATCTCTCTGTCTTTCAGTCGGCTCCCGATAGTTGGGCGATCGACCAGCTATTTCCCATTATGCCTATCCATCGCTTAGGGGAAGAACCGCTCCAGCGAGGTACATTAGCCGATCTGACCTGCGATAGTGATGGCAAGATTGACCAGTTCATTGATTTGCGAGATGTAAAATCTGTCCTAGAACTCCATGACCTACACCCTCACGAGCCTTATTACCTCGCCATGTTCCTGGGTGGAGCCTATCAAGAAATTATGGGCAATTTACACAATCTATTTGGTGATACAAACGCCATTCATATTAAGCTCACACCCAAGGGTTACGAGATTGAACATGTGGTGAAAGGCGACACCATGAAAGAGGTATTGAGCTATGTTCAGTATGATTCTGAGGATTTGATTGAGAACATTCGTCGGCGTACTGAACAAGCATTGCAAGATCATCAAATTACATTGCAAGAATCGCAAATGCTGCTGCAAAACTATGAGCAAAGTTTAAGTCAATACACGTATTTATCTTCGTAA
- a CDS encoding DUF2288 domain-containing protein — translation MENLRADLEKLLDEAEWEWLMPHAQRDVVVVVDPGLDLLDVGVAIASDNTTSVQHWIGEQLLSKPSPEQIVEWAGDRTRRFKALIVQPYVLVQDELSLQIN, via the coding sequence ATGGAGAACTTGAGGGCGGATCTAGAAAAGCTGTTGGATGAAGCAGAGTGGGAGTGGCTAATGCCCCATGCCCAGCGCGATGTCGTGGTGGTGGTTGATCCAGGGTTGGATCTGTTGGATGTGGGGGTGGCGATCGCTTCTGACAACACAACGTCGGTGCAGCATTGGATTGGCGAACAGTTGCTCAGTAAGCCTTCACCTGAGCAAATTGTAGAGTGGGCAGGCGATCGCACTCGGCGGTTCAAGGCGTTGATTGTACAGCCCTATGTATTAGTACAAGACGAACTGAGTCTACAGATTAATTAA